The following DNA comes from Mya arenaria isolate MELC-2E11 chromosome 11, ASM2691426v1.
tttaaaagcGAGTTGTATGCTAATTTCCCCAAATTAGTTTAAGTATTTGTAACATCTTTTGTACTTtgtgtttattgatatataattatatgtgtttgctttcaaaataaattgactTGATTATTAAACAAGCTTCATCTTCATTATTCAGTCAGTGAAGCTCCTATTTCGGGAGAAACTCCTCAACGACCCGGCAACTCCCGCAACCTCTTATTTGGCGCTCTCGACAGCCACACTAGCTTGCTAATGGCATAAAAGAAGTAtgaagagggggggggggcgagaAGCACTGTTTCATTTTCACCACAACATGTTTTGAAGTACTAGGTGGATGAGAAGCACACATTAGATTTGGTTTGGCAGAAGGATACCTCACACACTATGCCGCGGCAGGCGATACAAAAACAGTTACAAGTTTAGAATAGGGTTCGACCAAATGCAACTCCACAACCGCTCCTGTGGGAAAAAAGATATTTGCAATTTGTTTGCATGTCAAATCATCGAAAAAGCATTGTCAACCATAAACGCCAactaaattattaacaaaacagtATTTAAGGAACGGGTATTGACATATAGAATGCTCGGGGTTTCCAGATACTCGAAATGCAGTCATAGAATTCACAGAAAGGGGTTCATAACTTAATACCAATTCAGACAATTGCCATTTGGCAAATTGACCGCTGGGTGGACTTCCAACAAACTGATACGATCGTTGCGATACAGCTAGAGACGGAGCTGTCGTGATAAGTTTGATCGTAGTGATtagtaattgatatttgttaaacatgCTTTCGTTTACACACATTGGGATTAAAACCAAAGAGTAGACCTTTGATACATGAACTCAATATTGGCAAGAATCACGAGGTAGACCAAATACCTAACAGTCGTTTACCGAGTCCAGAACAGAAAAGTAAAGGGAATCCGACGGATGGACATTGACATGACAGTCGTCCACTGACCCCAGCAGCGAAGCCTGGTTGGCCAGAGGCTATGGTGTGTGTCCTTTGGCTATGGTCCTACAATGACGTATGAACATAGCACGACAACCATATTGATTCTAGActtaaattgtaattttaatattCTGACCGAGGATTAAAGATATCCGAAGTAGGAAACTGTTGTCTAATGGATGTTTATAATGCCCTTCTTATATTGCACCAATTGTGTACTCAGCATTTTTTCAGCATCAAATTTTACCAAGTTTGACGGAAGAGTGGGTAGAAACATTGGTAGCTGTCTAAATAGTTAACAGACAAGACTCTGGCTAAAGACGACGAACAACAGGCAGTCACAAGAGCTCCGCATTACAGAAGATTAAAAACCTCGACATCGTAATTCCAAACTATGCTTCactaaatgatttatttacgAGATCGATATCCTACCCACAGAAGAGATCCATCGCATGTGCATTTAGTTCGGTGACATTGTGAGGCCCGGAGGAAAATTGTATGGCCCACTTGGTGTACATGTCGGGCAGGAAGAGGTAAACGAAGGTATCTTCCCCGAACCCATATACGGACCGCACGCACTGCAATAACGCCGTCGAATTGAAGTCAATCTCCGTTGATACATGCTCCGTGTGTGCCACCGAAGTGCGGTCGTATCGCGTGGTGAAGACTGTATAGTCTGTGGTAGCGACGTGGCTTATGGGGCTTGGTGATTGGGTGTATCTGAAATATGTATGCCATAACATCAGTAACATAACGTTCTTACTTTGTTCTTCCGTCATTACGTTTTCAACGTTAAAACCCGTACTTATTTACGAAAATCACGTGTGTAGAGCCATGAATTTGTTATAcactaaatatcaattttaataatttccataaaatatatattcatgtgGCTCATTACACAGTTAATTTATCAAAAGAACTTGCGTGTAATAAGGTTTTACGTGTCGAAAATGCATTTTCCAAACATGATGTCCACAAACTGctgaataattatgttgatgTCGGTTGGGCAACCCCATTGGCTTAGAAGCCGCGCGCACGTGCTCCGGGCTTCCGGTTTGGCGCTCCTGCCAGCAAAATATAGGAAATAAATAAGAATTGAAGAACTGTAAACGGGAAAGTAAATGAAGAATACGAGCacttatgcactagtcaattgtaaccacgcccccacaggtccggggtgtataccggggatagcctgagaaatgggtcgtgtttttaccttcccggcGGCCCCGCaatgccgggtgaatgcggtggtggtgtctttgcgccaaatatagcggggaatgggccttacctagggtccctggggtgcggaggcatttggtggggattttaccaccagttcgtcaCCGCAGGGCGGGGaatttacccgggcttggctggaccgaaagtcaaagtccccactattccccgaaCCTTGggggtggtgggggggggggggcgtgatAACcgaattgactggtgcattacgcTAAGGTAAAAAGTTCAGTATTATGCAATCGATTGATCATAATACACGAATAACGACTGTATTCATTGGCTAGAAGGTAGGAGATGGAGCCCTACCGACACACGTCATTCCCAGCCATGTCGTCAGGGACCTCGACACAGGCGGATGTCTGCAAGCGGCCCGCAAGGCAATCCCAGCTCACCACAGACACTGCCATATGGAATAAATCACGATGTAATGTAtatattgtgtacatgtatggtTGGTTTAACGATCAACGACAGTGATAAACAGCGGAAACACTCGAACAACATTATTTAACACATAATTGAACGTACATGTAATTTGTAATGCTAGAGAGAAATAAAAGAAGACTGGTATGAGTATAGCattctgaaaattaaaataatatgaaagtaTTCACATCTCGAGTAAGCCTGGGCAATGATGTGCGCTCTGTCTTCCAGCGAGAAAAGGTAAAAGTGTTCGCTGAGGAAGCCCCCAAAAGTGATCGCCACGTACAGCTCCACACACTTCATCACTTGCTGGAACGAACTATTAAAAACAATGGACAACTAACGAAATTGGCTAGAATATCAAAATATAGGATCTTTGGTTATATCagttaaaactttaaaaggaaactttttatttatatcatttataattatatgtaatttCTAACCTCTCGTTTTGGACAACAGTCATGATGCGGCGTACTAAGGCGTCCTCGTTCAGTACGGGTGGTTCCGATTGGTCCGTTATACATCGCCGTACTTCATTATCCAACATTGACACCAGTACATTCTTTCCTAGCACAGGAGTTGTACATGCggttaagaaaacaaacaaccaCAACATAACGTTTAGTTTTTGTGAAGACATGCTCGTTCTATTGTATGACGAGGGGAAATAGTATTTCCGAACAACTTAAGCTCACTTGTGAAGTTTCAAGTCCACACCGAAACTACTCCATAAAACATACATGCCGAGAATTCCTGTCCAATTTTCGATTGAGAAGGAAATCGTTTGTATGCAGGAGCTGCATATACCTGGCATATGCACAATGTTCCAgtcacagtgtgtgtatacctggtgatacattatgttatataatatactaCGTCTGATGGCAGCATtatgcttaaaatgaaaacttaaaaccaagataactttttttttcttcaccatttaaaatgacacGAAGGGCAGACTATTTTACCTCAAGTGATTCGCTCGTGGTTTGTAATATGCAAATGCTTTATTAATGTTccggtggccgtgtggactagccgactgttttctatttttttcttgactacgggtgtgggttcgaaccccaatATATCCAACATACCcttttatgctataactgtattttttttgcaatttcgatattttagagtaaaatattgataaaataagtgttttcaggtgCATTATCGGCAAAACTAATTTTTCGTCCAAAAACATAAGAGAGCGCCGCTTTTGTTTCATTATCGGAGTTTGATAAGATGATCAGTTTCCTCAGACACtgtgacaaacctgtttccaaacaaatgttttgaaagtgctCCATCAGGCAGTGGTTTTGTGAAagggtttgtcgaagtgttttcagaaagtaaactttcaatcaaactcGGATAAAAGGCGGTGCTCTGTAAGAgacatagactgcgctatgtttcatttaaaatggtgaagaaaagttatcttcattcaaagcaaactattgcctttccgacgtagcattaatGTCGCAATGtaccacgtggtatacacatttagctgtacaacattaacaggttatctagttatggtttgcgatttccagttaatatgtaatatactaactggttatctagtcATGGTTTGCGATTTCcagttaatatgtaatatactaactggttatctagtcATGGTTTGCGATTTCcagttaatatgtaatatactaactggttatctagtcATGGTTTGCGATTTCcagttaatatgtaatatactaactggttaactagtcATGGTTTGCGATTTCcagttaatatgtaatatactaactggttaactagtcATGGTTTGCGATTTCcagttaatatgtaatatactaactggttatctagtcATGGTTTGCGATTTCcagttaatatgtaatatactaacaggttatctagtcaTGGTTTGCGATTTCcagttaatatgtaatatactaactggttatctagtcATGGTTTGCGATTTCCagtaaatatgtaatatactaactggttatctagtcATGGTTTGCGATTTCcagttaatatgtaatatactaactggttatctagtgATGGTTTGCGATTTCcagttaatatgtaatatactaactggttatctagttatggtttgcgatttccagttaatatgtaatatactaactggttatctagtgATGGTTTGCGATTTCcagttaatatgtaatatactaactggttatctagtgATGGTTTGCGATTTCcagttaatatgtaatatactaactggttatctagttatggtttgcgatttccagttaatatgtaatatactaacaggttatctagttatggtttgcgatttccagttaatatgtaatatactaacaggttatctagttatggtttgcgatttccagttaatatgtaatatactaacaggttaactagttatggtttgcgatttccagttaatatgtaatatactaCAACAagttatggtttgcgatttccagttaatatgtaatatactagcaggttatctagttatggtttgcgatttccagttaatatgtaatatactaACTGGTCAACTAGTTATGGTTTACGATTTCcagttaatatgtaatatactaACTGGTCAACTAGTTATGGTTTACGATTTCcagttaatatgtaatatactaactggttaactagttatggtttgcgatttccagttaatatgtaatatactaactggttatctagttatggtttgcgatttccagttaatatgtaatatactataactggttatctagttatggtttgcgaattccggttaatatgtaatatactaactggttatctagttatggtttgcgatttccagttaatatgtaatatacgttaactggttatctagttatggtttgcgatttccagttaatatgtaatatactaactggttatctagttatggtttgcgatttccagttaatatgtaatatactaactggttaactagttatggtttgcgatttccagttaatatgtaatatacttactggttaactagttatggtttgcgatttccagttaatatgtaatatactaTAACTgattaactagttatggtttgcgatttccagttaatatgtaatatactaactggttaactagttatggtttgcgatttccagttaatatgtaatatactaactggttaactagttatggtttgcgatttccagttaatatgtaatatactaactggttaactagttatggtttgcgatttccagttaaaatataatatactaactggttaactacTTATGGTTTGCGATTTCcagttaatatgtaatatactaactggttatctagttatggtttgcgatttCCAGTtaatactaactggttaactagttatggtttgcgatttCCAGTTAATATGTGATATactaactggttatctagttatggtttgcgatttccagttaatatgtaatatactaactggttatctagttatggtttgcgatttccagttaatatgtaatatactaactggttaactagttatggtttgcgatttccagttaatatgtaatatactaactggttatctagttatggtttgcgatttccagttaatatgtaatatactaactggttatctagttatggtttgcgatttccagttaatatgtaatatactataactggttatctagttatggtttgcgatttccggttaatatgtaatatactaACTGGTTGTCAagttatggtttgcgatttCCAGTTAATATGATTTCCAGTTTATATGTAATATactaactggttatctagttatggtttgcgatttccagttaatatgtaatatactaactggttaactagttatggtttgcgatttccagttaatatgtaatatactataactggttaactagttatggtttgcgatttccagttaatatgtaatatactataactggttaactagttatggtttgcgatttccagttaatatgtaatatactaactggttaacaagttatggtttgcgatttccagttaatatgtaatatactaactggttatctagttatggtttgcgatttccagttaatatgtaatatactaTAACTGGTTATCCAGTCATGGTTTGCGTTTTAcagttaatatgtaatatactaactcgttatctagttatggtttgcgacttccagttaatatgtaatatactaactggttatctagttattGTTTGCGATTTCcagttaatatgtaatatactaactggttaactagttatggtttgcgatttCCAGTTAATATCTAatatactaactggttaactagttatggtttgcgatttccagttaatatgtaatatactaactggttatctagttattGGTTATCTAGTTATAGTTTGCGATTTCcagttaatatgtaatatactataactggttatctagttatggtttgcgttTTCCAGTTCATATGTAATATACtataactggttatctagttatggtttgcgatttCCAGTTAATACGTAATATACTAACTGGTTATCAagttatggtttgcgatttCCAGTTAATACGTAATATactaactggttatctagttatggtttgcgatttCCAGTTTATACGTAATATactaactggttatctagttatggtttgcgatttCCAGTTAATACGTAatatactaactggttaactagttatggtttgcgatttccagttaatatgtaatatactaactggttaactagttatggttggCGATTTCCggttaatatgtaatatactataactggttaactagttatggtttgcgatttccagttaatatttaatatactaactggttaactagttatggtttgcgatttccagttaatatgtaatatactaactggttatctagttatggtttgcgatttccagttaatatgtaatatactaactggttatctagttatggtttgcgatttccagttaatatgtaatatactaactggttatctagttatggtttgcgatttccagttaatatgtaatatacaaactggttatctagttatggtttgcgatttccagttaatatgtaatatacaaactggttatctagttataGTTTGCGATTTCcagttaatatgtaatatactataactggttatctagtcATGGTTTGCGATTTCcagttaatatgtaatatactaactggttaactagttatggtttgcgatttccagttaatatgtaatatactaactggttatctagttatggtttgcgatttccagttaatatgtaatatactaactggttatctagttatggtttgcgatttccagttaatatgtaatatactataactggttatctagttatggtttgcgatttCCAGTTGATATGTAATATACTAACTGGTTGTCAagttatggtttgcgatttCCAGTTAATATGATTTCcagttaatatgtaatatactaactggttatctagttatggtttgcgatttccagttaatatgtaatatactaactggttaactagttatggtttgcgatttccagttaatatgtaatatactataactggttaactagttatggtttgcgatttccagttaatatataatatactaactggttaactagttatggtttgcgatttccagttaatatgtaatatactaactggttaacaagttatggtttgcgatttccagttaatatgtaatatactataactggttaactagttatggtttgcgatttccagttaatatgtaatatactataactggttaactagttatggtttgcgatttccagttaatatgtaatatactaactggttaactagttatggtttgcgatttccagttaatatgtaatatactataactggttaactagttatggtttgcgatttccagttaatatgtaatatactaACATGTTAACTAGATAACTTATTTCTTATTAAGTGGAATCCTGGCGGCAAACCACAACTAGATTACCTGGTAATGTTTTACAGCGGCAAACCACAACTAGATTACCTGGTTATGTTGTACAGCGGCAAACCACAACTAGATTACCTGGtaatgttgtacagctaaaaaggtaataggtggcagttctgggc
Coding sequences within:
- the LOC128207714 gene encoding uncharacterized protein LOC128207714, translating into MSSQKLNVMLWLFVFLTACTTPVLGKNVLVSMLDNEVRRCITDQSEPPVLNEDALVRRIMTVVQNESSFQQVMKCVELYVAITFGGFLSEHFYLFSLEDRAHIIAQAYSRLSVVSWDCLAGRLQTSACVEVPDDMAGNDVCRSAKPEARSTCARLLSQWGCPTDINIIIQQFVDIMFGKCIFDTYTQSPSPISHVATTDYTVFTTRYDRTSVAHTEHVSTEIDFNSTALLQCVRSVYGFGEDTFVYLFLPDMYTKWAIQFSSGPHNVTELNAHAMDLFCGRVVEYSACVSGQIARSKHPVDTRLRPFFNLQGLEFQFRRYCDGRSAVNQQYMCMFQWSSSCEGGSFIEMLMNMSMTPFLEDQYGQRCGAMRRSIRCRVQDVSACDQELATAMHGFLNGLLRPDCEQGANYTVPDLPTATDGDHKSNSTQGEKGGHRTAASITASVNVHLLAIASVLTVPICKILLLTASPKV